Sequence from the Microbacterium sp. AZCO genome:
GCTTCACCGTGCCGCCCGGGTTCTGCATCACGACCGAGGCGTATCGCCGAGCCGTCCGCGGCACTGCGGTCGAATCCGGCGCGCTCGCGGACGCCGCCGCCGCGCGGGCCGCCGTGCTCGCCGCCCCCTTCCCGCCGGAGGTCGCCGAGGCCGTGCGGCACGCGTACGCGAGCCTCGAGCCGCACGGTGGACCTGTGGCCGTGCGCTCCTCGGCGACGGCGGAGGACCTCCCGGGTGCGAGCTTCGCCGGCCAGCAGGACACGTACCTCGACGTCGCCGGCATCGACGCCGTGCTCGATGCCGTGCACCGGTGCTGGGCGTCGCTGTGGACCGACCGGGCGGTCGCGTACCGCTCCGCCCAGGGGATCGACGGCGCCGGTGTCGCCCTCGCGGTCGTCGTGCAGCGGATGGTGGATGCCGAGGCCGCCGGTGTGCTCTTCACCGCCGACCCGGTGACGGGTCGCCGACGCCAGGCGGTGCTCGACGCGGCGCGCGGGCTCGGCGACGCCGTCGTGTCGGGATCGGTCGACCCCGACCGCTTCGTCGTCGACACCGCGAGCGGGCGCATTCTCGACCACCGGCGCGGCGGCGACGAGGGGTCCGGTCTCAGCGACGAGCAGGTACGATCGCTCGCCTCCCTGGGCGACCGCGTCGAGGACGCGTTCGGAAGTCCCCAGGACATCGAATGGGCGATGGATGCCGCGGGCCACGCCTGGCTGACGCAGACGCGTCCGATCACGACGCTGTATCCCGTGCCCGTGCGGGATGCGCCCGCTCCCCCCGGCGAGACGCGTCTGTACTTCTGCGTGAGCCTGGCGCAGGGGCTCCACCGCCCGATCACCCCGATGGGCGTCGCCGCCTTCCGCGTCATCGGCGCCGGGTTCCTCGATCTCATCGGACGCCGGCCCGTCCGCATCGTCGACGGCCCCGGCGGCTTCGCCGTGGGCGGCGACCGCATCTTCCTCGACGGCACGCCCATCGTGCGCTCCGCCGTTGGTCGGGAGATCTTCCCTCGCGCTCTCGACGTCATGGAGGCACGCTCGGCGGTCGTCCTGCGCGGGCTCTTCATGGATCCGCGGTTCTCGGTGCTGCCCGGATCCCGGCGGCGCTTCGTCCGAGGATTCCTGCACCTGGCCGCCCGCATCCGTCTGCCGCTCGTCGCCGTGCAGGCGCTCGTCAGCCCCGACGCGGCCCAGCGCCGCGTCCGGCGCCTGGTCGAGGACGTGCGCGCACTGAGCGTGCCCGCGGGCTCCGACATCCCCGCCCGCGTCGACGCCGTCGTCGACCTCCTCTTCCGCATGATGCCGCTCGCACCGCGGAGCCTCCCCGGTGCGGGGGTCGGGTTCGCGATGCTCGGGATGGCGCGGCGCCTGCTCGGCGACTCGGTGCAGCCCGGCGACCTGCAGACGGTGCTCCGCAGCCTTCCCGACAACGTCACGACCGAGATGGACCTCGAGCTGTGGCGCGTGGCCCTCGGCGCGCGCGCCGACGACGAGTCGGCCGCGGCGCTCAGCACGCAGACGGCGCGGGAGCTCGCCGACCGCTACCGCGACGGCATCCTGCCGGTGGTGCTGCAGCGCGACATGAGGCGATTCCTCGCCCGCTACGGCCACCGCGCCGTCGCCGAGATCGACCTC
This genomic interval carries:
- a CDS encoding PEP/pyruvate-binding domain-containing protein, producing MAASRAAAPHADDALVRDLARLSHADLAAVGGKAANLGELIRAGFTVPPGFCITTEAYRRAVRGTAVESGALADAAAARAAVLAAPFPPEVAEAVRHAYASLEPHGGPVAVRSSATAEDLPGASFAGQQDTYLDVAGIDAVLDAVHRCWASLWTDRAVAYRSAQGIDGAGVALAVVVQRMVDAEAAGVLFTADPVTGRRRQAVLDAARGLGDAVVSGSVDPDRFVVDTASGRILDHRRGGDEGSGLSDEQVRSLASLGDRVEDAFGSPQDIEWAMDAAGHAWLTQTRPITTLYPVPVRDAPAPPGETRLYFCVSLAQGLHRPITPMGVAAFRVIGAGFLDLIGRRPVRIVDGPGGFAVGGDRIFLDGTPIVRSAVGREIFPRALDVMEARSAVVLRGLFMDPRFSVLPGSRRRFVRGFLHLAARIRLPLVAVQALVSPDAAQRRVRRLVEDVRALSVPAGSDIPARVDAVVDLLFRMMPLAPRSLPGAGVGFAMLGMARRLLGDSVQPGDLQTVLRSLPDNVTTEMDLELWRVALGARADDESAAALSTQTARELADRYRDGILPVVLQRDMRRFLARYGHRAVAEIDLGMPRWSEDPAHLFGVLSGYLRLDPDADTPERHFADGAHAARAMVLTLVGRARRRGAVRAAAVRFCLRRARALVGMREMPKFLVMIGLGKARAAMVQIGEQLAAAGRIAAADDVFFLDFTETQRAASGEDLRATIAERRERYDAELARRHVPRMLLSDGTELEALATTAPAAGALRGTPASAGTVTATARVILDPVGAQLEPGEILVAPSTDPGWTPLFLTAGGLVMEMGGANSHGAVVAREYGIPAVVGVPGAVEAIATGDEVTVDGAGGLVTLASSVTARAEERAP